A genomic stretch from Candidatus Abyssobacteria bacterium SURF_5 includes:
- a CDS encoding enoyl-CoA hydratase — translation MSYETLVVQPEGQIAVVTFNRPPMNPINQRLTEELDRLLTEIENDNGIRALILTGAGEKAFSAGADVAEFGEAFAEGRVKEAAMLRHRVFTRIERFPKPVIAAINGYAFGGGCELAMACHLRLIAEGASIGQPEINLGIIPGYGGTQRLPRLIGRARAFELLLLGDRVPARRAAEIGLVNTVCAGASLLEEAKALARRLAQQAPVAVKMIIDSVNRGLETDIEKALEIEADNVVLVSATEDAMEGVMAFLQKRPPEFKGR, via the coding sequence ATGTCATATGAAACGCTTGTTGTGCAGCCTGAAGGACAAATCGCGGTTGTAACGTTTAACCGGCCTCCCATGAACCCGATAAATCAGCGCCTGACGGAGGAACTCGATCGTCTTCTAACCGAGATCGAGAATGACAATGGGATTCGAGCGCTGATTCTGACGGGTGCGGGCGAAAAAGCGTTTTCCGCCGGCGCCGACGTGGCCGAATTCGGCGAGGCCTTCGCCGAGGGACGTGTGAAGGAAGCCGCGATGTTGCGCCACCGCGTGTTCACGCGGATCGAGCGGTTCCCCAAACCGGTGATTGCCGCTATTAATGGATATGCTTTCGGGGGCGGCTGTGAATTAGCGATGGCCTGCCACCTGCGTCTGATCGCCGAAGGCGCCTCGATCGGACAACCGGAGATAAACCTTGGCATCATTCCCGGCTATGGTGGAACCCAGCGGCTGCCGCGGCTCATAGGCCGAGCGCGGGCCTTCGAGCTCCTGCTCCTCGGCGACCGGGTTCCCGCCCGGCGCGCCGCCGAAATCGGTTTGGTGAACACCGTCTGCGCCGGCGCATCATTGCTTGAAGAGGCTAAAGCTCTTGCGCGCCGACTCGCGCAGCAGGCGCCGGTCGCGGTCAAAATGATCATCGATTCTGTCAATCGGGGATTAGAAACCGATATCGAGAAGGCTCTTGAGATTGAGGCCGACAATGTCGTTCTCGTTTCCGCCACCGAAGACGCGATGGAGGGCGTCATGGCTTTTCTGCAGAAACGCCCTCCGGAATTCAAAGGCCGGTAA
- a CDS encoding caspase family protein: MIKNSKNALCIGINDYPGTGSDLSGCVNDANDWADVLKGRGFTVQRILNKDATGEVMRSSIRELIRAAKKGDSVIITYSGHGSFVPDLDGDEPDGTDECLCPHDISSNGPITDDDLFELYSAGQRGVKTVMISDSCHSGSVTRFAPISTPPTTRSKDAPQRKVRFLPPETYLSKREFAKLGKRRARRVSSPPGRYAALLLAGCQDTEYSYDAWFEGRANGAFSFVALSALSSLKENATYGDWFNAIRAKLPSQQYPQTPNLYGSRQMKRWRVLQ, encoded by the coding sequence ATGATCAAGAACAGCAAGAATGCGCTCTGTATCGGGATCAACGATTATCCGGGCACCGGCAGCGACTTATCCGGCTGTGTCAACGACGCCAACGACTGGGCGGACGTCCTGAAGGGCCGCGGTTTCACGGTGCAGCGGATACTGAACAAGGATGCGACCGGAGAGGTGATGCGTTCCTCGATCAGAGAACTGATACGGGCGGCGAAAAAGGGTGACAGCGTGATAATCACATATTCGGGGCATGGCTCATTCGTTCCCGATCTGGACGGCGATGAGCCGGACGGCACCGATGAATGCCTCTGTCCGCACGATATCAGCAGCAATGGGCCGATCACCGACGACGATCTTTTTGAGCTTTACAGCGCGGGCCAGCGAGGGGTTAAAACGGTCATGATCTCCGATTCCTGCCATTCCGGCTCGGTCACCAGATTCGCTCCCATCAGCACACCTCCCACAACCCGAAGCAAGGATGCCCCGCAAAGAAAGGTTCGCTTTCTCCCGCCCGAGACGTACCTTTCCAAGCGGGAGTTTGCAAAGTTGGGGAAGAGGCGAGCCCGGCGCGTCTCCAGTCCTCCCGGCCGCTATGCCGCTCTCTTGCTGGCGGGCTGTCAGGACACTGAATACAGCTACGACGCCTGGTTTGAAGGAAGGGCCAACGGCGCATTCAGTTTTGTCGCTCTGAGCGCTCTTTCCTCACTGAAAGAAAACGCGACGTACGGGGACTGGTTCAACGCAATTCGCGCGAAGCTGCCGTCTCAGCAGTATCCGCAGACGCCGAACCTCTATGGTTCCAGGCAGATGAAACGGTGGAGGGTGTTACAATAG
- a CDS encoding DUF3347 domain-containing protein, whose protein sequence is MHKILCHRGNEYEKRGKPMRKLMALTKGLIVCFGVALPITAWGADCCGGHSSGHGSHQAAAANREHGDHTVKNEAESSGDSATDAALQSYFDIRASLAQDTLKEVPAHANAFAKEIEDLSAGDSADTAKDDAEGSLEADMAATARELAGKKDIESARTDFGKLSSQLYDYRKMSGAASDDVHVFACDMAKKIWLQEGDIPGNPYYGLSMAKCGRKIE, encoded by the coding sequence GTGCATAAAATTCTGTGTCACCGCGGCAATGAGTATGAAAAAAGGGGGAAACCGATGCGGAAACTCATGGCTTTGACAAAGGGACTTATCGTGTGCTTTGGCGTAGCGCTGCCGATTACGGCATGGGGAGCAGACTGTTGTGGCGGCCATTCGAGCGGTCACGGCTCACATCAAGCCGCAGCTGCAAACCGTGAACATGGCGACCACACAGTTAAGAACGAGGCGGAATCATCCGGCGATTCCGCAACGGACGCTGCGTTACAGAGCTACTTCGATATCCGGGCTTCTCTCGCACAAGACACGCTGAAGGAAGTGCCTGCTCACGCGAATGCATTCGCGAAGGAGATAGAGGATTTGAGCGCCGGAGATTCGGCGGACACAGCCAAAGATGACGCTGAAGGTTCTCTTGAAGCCGATATGGCCGCCACCGCGCGAGAGCTTGCGGGAAAGAAAGATATCGAGTCCGCCCGCACCGATTTCGGCAAGCTAAGCTCACAGTTATACGACTACCGGAAAATGAGCGGCGCCGCATCGGACGACGTTCATGTTTTCGCTTGCGACATGGCTAAGAAGATATGGCTGCAGGAGGGTGACATTCCGGGAAATCCATACTACGGTCTCTCAATGGCAAAATGCGGTCGCAAAATTGAGTAG
- a CDS encoding alpha/beta hydrolase: MPTASVNGIEICYLLADFLDPWLGGKQHLILLHGWMGCKESWVRQIPYFARDVAVVAPDLRGFGQSSKPRRGYRFDEYIRDIEGLYDIIGIRKAHILGQSFGGIIAQLFALAHPERVNSLILWATRSEPVGRMDIDLVTDFIRREGMPAFAEMFSGQLADEAQPEITEWNKQLVAKGKPHVAIETLREVSAVNITHRLHEIKAPTLILHSRDDKVIPFSYAEKMRDTIPGSYLYEYKGSHGAYLKSPDECNRVILEFLRKFTCRDENACGKPSPGYPEKKI; this comes from the coding sequence GTGCCTACGGCCTCAGTTAATGGGATCGAGATATGCTATCTTCTCGCCGACTTTCTTGATCCCTGGCTCGGCGGAAAACAACATCTCATCCTGCTGCACGGGTGGATGGGCTGCAAGGAAAGCTGGGTGAGGCAGATTCCCTATTTTGCGCGGGACGTCGCAGTCGTGGCGCCAGACCTTCGCGGATTCGGACAATCGTCGAAGCCGCGCAGGGGGTACCGGTTTGACGAGTACATCCGTGACATCGAGGGATTGTACGACATCATCGGAATCCGCAAGGCCCACATACTGGGGCAGTCATTTGGAGGAATCATTGCGCAACTGTTTGCGCTGGCGCACCCGGAGCGGGTGAATTCGCTTATCCTGTGGGCGACGCGCAGCGAGCCGGTCGGCCGGATGGACATCGATCTTGTCACTGATTTCATTCGGCGCGAGGGGATGCCTGCGTTCGCCGAGATGTTTTCGGGCCAACTTGCCGACGAAGCACAGCCGGAGATAACTGAGTGGAACAAGCAGCTTGTGGCGAAAGGCAAGCCGCATGTCGCGATCGAGACGTTGCGCGAGGTTTCAGCGGTCAATATCACGCATCGGCTGCACGAGATCAAGGCGCCGACTCTCATTCTGCATTCCCGAGACGACAAGGTGATCCCGTTTTCGTACGCCGAGAAAATGCGCGACACGATTCCCGGCTCATACTTGTACGAATACAAGGGCAGCCACGGCGCCTATTTGAAGAGTCCGGATGAATGCAACAGGGTAATTCTGGAATTTCTGAGAAAGTTCACTTGCAGGGATGAAAACGCTTGCGGGAAACCTTCCCCCGGCTATCCTGAGAAAAAGATTTGA
- a CDS encoding 2-isopropylmalate synthase codes for MGEQIYIFDTTLRDGEQSPGAAMTIDEKIRMALQLEKLGVDVLEAGFPIASRGELESVRKIAGTIKRAAVAGLARTNKADIDAAWEAIKEAARPRIHVFIATSDIHLKHKLRKTREQVLEDAVGAVTYARRFTGDVEFSCEDATRSDADYLCQILRAVIDAGATVVNVPDTVGYAIPAEIGALFRKIREGVPNIDRAILSTHCHNDLGMAVANSLAAVRFGARQVECTINGIGERAGNAALEEIVMALRTREDQLPFYTGINSQEIYRTSKLLSTLTGLVIPRNKPIVGKNAFAHESGVHQDGVIKQALTYEIMTPESVGVPQSSIVLGKHSGKHGLSARCEAIGFKLNDEQLKEVYNKFIDLADKKKEVGDEDLMAIVEDVLDLVEEVYVLEYLQTTSGSNTKATATVQLRKNGDSVLDSAVGDGPVDAAYKTIERITGVAGRLLEYSINAVTIGKDAMGEAFVKVRFQEDSVTGHGLSTDIIEASAKAFLNALNKWLSLQNRNNHKK; via the coding sequence ATGGGTGAGCAAATATATATCTTCGATACAACACTCCGGGACGGCGAGCAGTCGCCCGGCGCGGCGATGACGATCGATGAAAAAATCCGCATGGCGCTCCAGCTCGAAAAGCTCGGCGTGGACGTGCTGGAAGCCGGATTCCCGATTGCGTCGCGAGGCGAGCTCGAGTCTGTCCGCAAGATAGCGGGTACGATCAAACGGGCGGCGGTTGCCGGTCTTGCGCGCACCAACAAAGCCGACATTGATGCCGCATGGGAGGCCATCAAGGAGGCCGCTCGCCCGCGCATCCACGTTTTTATCGCCACCTCCGACATCCACCTGAAACATAAGCTGCGAAAGACGCGGGAACAGGTGCTCGAGGACGCCGTCGGCGCGGTCACTTACGCCCGCCGGTTTACCGGCGACGTGGAGTTCTCATGCGAGGACGCCACCCGCAGTGATGCCGACTATCTGTGCCAGATCCTCCGTGCGGTGATCGATGCCGGCGCCACCGTGGTCAATGTGCCCGATACTGTCGGGTATGCGATTCCGGCCGAGATCGGCGCTCTGTTTCGCAAGATACGGGAAGGAGTGCCCAACATCGACCGCGCGATCCTGAGCACGCATTGCCACAACGATCTGGGGATGGCGGTTGCAAACAGCCTGGCCGCGGTCCGTTTCGGCGCGCGCCAGGTCGAGTGCACCATTAACGGCATCGGCGAACGCGCCGGAAACGCCGCGCTCGAGGAAATCGTGATGGCGCTCCGAACGCGCGAGGACCAGTTGCCGTTCTACACCGGCATCAACAGCCAGGAGATCTACCGCACGTCGAAGCTGCTCAGCACGCTGACCGGGCTGGTGATCCCGCGCAACAAGCCGATTGTCGGCAAGAACGCTTTCGCGCACGAGTCGGGCGTGCATCAGGACGGCGTCATCAAGCAGGCGCTCACGTACGAGATAATGACGCCCGAATCCGTCGGTGTCCCGCAAAGCTCAATCGTGCTGGGCAAGCACTCGGGCAAGCATGGCCTTTCGGCGCGCTGCGAGGCGATCGGATTCAAGCTGAACGACGAACAGCTCAAAGAGGTTTATAATAAATTCATCGATCTTGCGGATAAGAAGAAGGAAGTCGGCGACGAGGATTTGATGGCCATTGTCGAGGATGTTCTCGACCTCGTCGAAGAGGTGTACGTGCTCGAATACCTGCAGACCACCAGCGGAAGCAATACCAAAGCGACTGCGACCGTGCAATTGAGGAAGAACGGCGATTCGGTCCTGGATTCCGCCGTCGGCGACGGCCCCGTTGATGCGGCATACAAAACCATCGAGCGCATCACCGGCGTGGCGGGGCGCCTGCTCGAGTATTCGATCAATGCGGTCACTATCGGCAAGGACGCCATGGGCGAAGCCTTCGTGAAAGTGCGATTCCAGGAGGATTCGGTAACCGGACACGGCCTGAGCACCGACATCATCGAGGCCAGCGCCAAAGCGTTCCTGAACGCGCTCAACAAATGGCTCTCGCTCCAGAATCGGAACAATCACAAGAAGTGA
- a CDS encoding dipeptide epimerase — MRIVQFEIYRIRIPFKHRYVHAEAGREEAENIIVRIRSDNALSGAGETIPRAYLTGETLSSVMDTLKTTFGPQVVGAKFTSFEDVSHFLPELMRAGGEGSIEAAFCAVDLALFDLAGKEFLRSVLDFRGGPKKKNIHYTGPVSADGRWSTARAALKLRLARFSQLKVKVGVGDDEARLSAIRRVMGAKVDIRIDANCAWGPEEAVAKIRKLQRFNISSVEQPVGQKDIEGMRYVRERCNVPVMADESLCSISDANLLADMGACDIFNVRLAKCGGITGCLKIIEIARRRGLKFQLGCLVGETSILAAAGRHLAFAVPDFIHLEGSYNRHLLEADIAHPRLGFGFNGSAAPLGGYGLGVHLDETALQRCAVERLSVGR; from the coding sequence ATGCGGATAGTTCAGTTCGAAATCTACAGGATCAGGATTCCGTTCAAGCATAGATATGTGCACGCCGAAGCCGGTCGCGAAGAGGCGGAAAATATCATTGTGCGGATTCGTTCCGATAATGCGTTGAGCGGCGCCGGCGAAACAATTCCCCGCGCCTATCTCACCGGCGAAACCCTCTCTTCCGTGATGGACACCCTCAAAACCACCTTCGGCCCGCAAGTCGTCGGCGCGAAGTTCACCAGTTTCGAGGACGTCTCGCATTTTCTCCCCGAGCTCATGCGTGCGGGCGGTGAAGGCTCGATCGAGGCCGCATTCTGCGCCGTCGATCTTGCGCTCTTCGATCTTGCCGGCAAAGAATTCTTGAGGTCGGTCCTCGATTTTCGCGGCGGACCGAAAAAGAAAAACATTCATTATACCGGCCCGGTCTCCGCGGATGGCAGATGGTCCACCGCACGGGCCGCTCTTAAATTGAGGCTGGCTCGCTTCTCGCAGCTCAAGGTGAAGGTGGGCGTGGGCGACGACGAGGCGCGCCTCTCAGCCATTCGGAGGGTGATGGGCGCCAAGGTCGATATCCGGATCGACGCGAACTGCGCCTGGGGACCGGAAGAAGCGGTGGCAAAGATCAGGAAGTTGCAGCGCTTCAACATCTCTTCCGTCGAGCAGCCGGTCGGCCAAAAGGATATCGAAGGAATGCGCTACGTGCGCGAGCGCTGCAATGTGCCGGTGATGGCCGATGAATCCCTCTGCAGCATCAGCGACGCCAACCTGTTGGCCGACATGGGCGCATGCGATATTTTTAATGTGCGGCTCGCGAAGTGCGGCGGAATCACCGGCTGTCTGAAGATCATCGAGATCGCGCGCCGCCGCGGCCTCAAGTTCCAGCTCGGCTGCCTTGTCGGCGAGACTTCCATTCTTGCCGCCGCCGGAAGACATCTCGCATTCGCAGTTCCCGATTTCATTCATCTCGAGGGCTCATACAACCGGCACTTGCTCGAAGCCGACATCGCGCATCCGCGACTCGGATTCGGCTTCAACGGGTCCGCCGCCCCGTTGGGCGGTTATGGACTCGGCGTGCATCTGGACGAGACAGCACTGCAAAGGTGTGCGGTTGAGCGGCTCAGTGTTGGAAGGTAG
- a CDS encoding ATP-binding cassette domain-containing protein — protein MDRSGANSCGGESVVVKVQDLTKIYGSLVAVDRLSLEVPEGEIFGLLGPNGAGKTTLLSMLCTILPPTSGRAWVDGFDIVKDPLKVRKSIGIVFQAPSVDDLLTGRENLRMHNLLFAVPRKLRKRRIDEALALVNLEKRADDLVKTYSGGMRRRLELARGIMHHPKILFLDEPTLGLDPQTRGHIWEYIRGLSQQECITIILTTHYLEEAEELCDRVAIIDYGKIAALDSPQTLIKQITGDVIKIRQERPQLQEIKSLTYVKDAYIRDGYLCVTVNEAGKNLQDLLAHIGPVDFVEVRKGSLNDVFLHYTGREIREAEPEPRF, from the coding sequence ATGGACAGGAGCGGCGCAAATTCCTGCGGCGGCGAATCCGTGGTCGTCAAGGTGCAGGATTTGACGAAAATCTATGGCAGCCTGGTCGCAGTGGACCGCCTGAGCCTCGAGGTGCCGGAGGGAGAGATCTTCGGGCTGCTCGGGCCGAACGGCGCGGGAAAGACGACCTTGCTCTCGATGTTGTGCACGATCCTGCCGCCGACGTCGGGAAGGGCATGGGTCGACGGCTTCGACATCGTGAAGGACCCGCTGAAGGTGAGAAAATCGATCGGCATCGTTTTCCAGGCGCCGAGCGTGGACGACCTGCTGACCGGCCGCGAGAACCTGCGCATGCATAACCTTCTGTTTGCAGTCCCGCGCAAACTGAGGAAGCGGCGCATCGACGAGGCGCTCGCCCTCGTGAACCTGGAGAAACGCGCCGACGACCTCGTGAAGACATATTCCGGCGGCATGAGAAGGCGACTCGAGCTTGCGCGCGGCATCATGCATCACCCGAAGATTCTGTTCCTCGATGAGCCCACGCTCGGGCTCGATCCGCAAACACGCGGCCACATCTGGGAATATATCCGCGGACTCTCCCAGCAGGAATGCATCACCATCATACTGACTACGCACTATTTGGAGGAAGCCGAGGAGCTGTGCGACCGCGTCGCGATCATCGATTACGGCAAGATCGCGGCGCTCGATTCGCCGCAGACGCTGATCAAGCAGATCACCGGCGACGTGATCAAGATACGGCAAGAGCGGCCGCAGTTGCAGGAAATCAAGTCCCTCACGTATGTGAAAGACGCATACATCAGAGATGGTTACCTTTGCGTCACCGTCAACGAGGCCGGCAAGAACCTGCAGGACCTGCTCGCGCACATCGGGCCGGTCGACTTTGTCGAGGTGCGCAAGGGGAGCCTGAATGACGTGTTCCTGCATTATACCGGTCGAGAAATCCGCGAAGCCGAACCGGAGCCGAGATTCTGA
- a CDS encoding long-chain fatty acid--CoA ligase: MDLGIKLKLNAEEFPDKPAIIFNDKQTTYKEINERAARFGNALMSLGLKRRERVAVIMRNRTEFLEIIHGLIKAGITLVPVNWRLAPEEMRYVIDNSDASAVVVSSEFLEKLTPIMKQLPKVAATNYIHLGEDCPAGMHPYEQLLRKASAAEPGVENQPGDPLFIGYTSGTTGFPKGAITPHGDWDIKMLSLFGLLRLDENAVQLLTMPLFHMNAINTSTVSHYGGQTVVVMERFRPEEALRLIEKYKANFSSMVPTMYNRLKNMPPDVFEKYDTSAMKSLIQSSAPLPFSTKKWIVENFPSAGLHELYGGTEAGLVTYLPPEEQLARPGSVGRALPTIEIKLVDDDGNEVPVGQVGQFISRPREGATLGKVTEYYKDEKSTKKSFKGGWFYSGDMARMDEDGFYYLVDRKFDMIISGGENIYPAEIEGILYRHPKVLEAAVIGVPDDEWGESVKAVIVLKEREKASAEEIISYCREHLAGYKVPRSVDFVDDLPKTDTGKILKKIIKEPYWKGRETKI, translated from the coding sequence ATGGACCTGGGAATCAAGCTGAAGCTGAACGCAGAGGAATTCCCTGATAAACCAGCCATCATCTTCAACGATAAACAGACGACATACAAGGAGATCAATGAGCGAGCGGCCCGCTTCGGGAACGCACTGATGTCGCTTGGTCTCAAGCGCAGGGAGCGGGTGGCGGTTATCATGCGAAACCGGACAGAATTTCTGGAGATCATCCACGGATTGATCAAGGCGGGCATAACGCTCGTGCCGGTCAACTGGCGGCTCGCGCCGGAGGAAATGCGGTATGTCATCGATAATTCCGACGCCTCGGCCGTGGTCGTCTCGTCGGAATTTCTCGAGAAGCTGACGCCCATTATGAAGCAACTGCCGAAGGTAGCGGCGACCAACTACATCCATTTGGGGGAAGATTGTCCGGCCGGAATGCACCCTTATGAACAGCTTCTCCGGAAAGCATCCGCCGCCGAGCCGGGTGTCGAGAATCAGCCGGGGGATCCCCTCTTTATTGGGTATACTTCAGGAACGACGGGCTTTCCCAAAGGCGCAATCACCCCGCACGGTGATTGGGATATCAAGATGCTGTCGCTGTTCGGTCTGCTGCGGCTGGACGAAAACGCGGTCCAGTTGCTGACGATGCCCCTGTTCCACATGAACGCAATCAATACGTCGACCGTCAGCCATTATGGCGGGCAGACCGTCGTCGTCATGGAGCGGTTCCGGCCGGAGGAAGCGCTGCGCCTCATCGAGAAATACAAGGCCAACTTCTCCTCGATGGTGCCGACCATGTATAACCGCCTCAAGAACATGCCGCCGGACGTCTTTGAAAAATACGATACATCTGCAATGAAGAGCCTGATTCAATCATCCGCTCCGCTTCCATTTTCGACGAAGAAATGGATTGTGGAGAATTTTCCTTCGGCGGGCCTCCACGAGCTGTATGGAGGCACCGAGGCCGGATTGGTCACGTATCTTCCGCCCGAGGAGCAGCTTGCGCGGCCCGGCTCCGTTGGGCGGGCGCTTCCGACGATCGAGATCAAATTGGTCGACGATGACGGCAACGAGGTCCCGGTGGGGCAGGTGGGCCAGTTCATCTCGAGGCCGAGAGAGGGCGCAACCCTTGGGAAAGTGACCGAATATTACAAGGATGAGAAGTCGACGAAGAAATCGTTCAAGGGCGGCTGGTTCTACAGTGGCGACATGGCGCGCATGGATGAAGACGGATTCTATTATCTTGTCGACCGCAAGTTCGACATGATCATCAGCGGCGGCGAGAACATTTATCCGGCAGAGATCGAGGGCATCCTCTACCGGCACCCGAAAGTGCTCGAGGCTGCAGTCATCGGCGTTCCCGATGACGAGTGGGGCGAGTCGGTGAAAGCGGTCATAGTGCTTAAGGAACGCGAGAAAGCCTCCGCGGAAGAGATCATTAGCTACTGCCGGGAGCATCTGGCAGGTTACAAGGTGCCGCGGTCGGTTGATTTCGTGGACGATCTTCCGAAAACTGATACGGGCAAGATACTCAAGAAAATCATAAAGGAACCCTACTGGAAAGGCAGGGAGACAAAGATATAA
- a CDS encoding VWA domain-containing protein, with translation MDDALLRLAYICFLSGRGTQASIQSRSLRNWETEMTDPISGRYRCGLVAILFALAAVLLWPTEASTAKSRDLVVVLDVSSSMFDLFDTAKAEAKQFISSAQVGDRVTVITFGEKSNLLIRSRVKSSHTIGRILSEVDMLSPVDLNTNLPMAMERGLREMEQFYEEDPDAERTLMWLSDDKDNPPKDIPNLITFSSLKEEHSNRMPDHNWFVFQKPIETETHQEMDWFMDWAKRNHMLLRVEAAGRDLGSLTLPQNETEFTVTFTPDSAGVWGTSFSVVAEVIDEERGNYTASVPVKPPVVVCDSKPWTQAFQISLPDRTGSYVCRVSFVLPSDKLLEIQPPQLALEARVRAEVSKIAAQAETIEKTFDTQYHATLQNRASQESSFAREIRGQLVGEFVKAVERKTVVFGPIVSGGQYLESTPLVVTGDVPTESIQMKSSFTLPEGIELQPQFRKEEGKVIADLCLLVNEAMLPEDGWEVKGFISFLVDNSKAKVTPAAIPIRFYTRPDISAWGRRELAMNPAYARVSGAATALVQLSLKLAKVLVPLAILWFFVYLVKRYFFVTTDLVGMLEIAKNPTKHRIRYFNLQRLGKLKKRNSLTIGRSRKADIVLPHPSVADIQAKIMTTKIDASIIIFIQPLEGNQIKVNDITYSRQKEISDCDKLTIGEFVFVYKRPEVYRETVVHYADGANLRGTLISWDIDSPNFDFLPINAPSLNSKMSINFNELKMVTFIRKAERFSLDRLLGSGRPIGYPVEVFFKDGELLEGYMMGETGEWSKRFYVIPKDAEEIALVLVERAAVESVFKRDPFKQSFFSLRRVLRALVPNTSH, from the coding sequence ATGGATGATGCTCTTTTGAGATTAGCCTACATATGCTTCTTGTCGGGTAGAGGCACACAAGCATCAATTCAAAGCCGTTCTCTGCGAAACTGGGAAACGGAAATGACTGATCCCATAAGCGGAAGATATCGATGCGGACTCGTCGCAATTCTGTTCGCGCTCGCAGCAGTATTGCTGTGGCCGACAGAGGCGTCGACTGCGAAATCCCGCGACCTGGTTGTGGTGCTCGACGTCAGTTCGAGCATGTTCGATCTGTTTGATACCGCAAAGGCCGAAGCGAAGCAATTTATCTCCTCGGCGCAGGTCGGCGACCGGGTGACGGTAATCACGTTTGGAGAAAAATCGAACCTTCTCATCCGTTCGCGCGTCAAGTCGTCGCACACCATCGGGCGCATTCTTTCCGAAGTTGATATGCTCTCGCCGGTTGATTTGAACACCAATCTGCCGATGGCGATGGAGCGGGGTCTCCGCGAAATGGAGCAGTTTTATGAGGAGGATCCCGATGCAGAGCGGACGCTGATGTGGCTCAGTGATGACAAGGACAACCCGCCGAAGGACATTCCGAATCTGATAACATTCTCGTCGCTCAAAGAGGAACATTCCAACCGGATGCCCGACCATAACTGGTTCGTGTTTCAAAAACCAATCGAGACGGAAACCCACCAGGAGATGGACTGGTTCATGGACTGGGCCAAGCGCAACCACATGCTGCTGAGAGTGGAAGCGGCGGGACGCGATCTCGGATCACTGACATTGCCGCAAAACGAAACCGAGTTCACCGTCACGTTTACTCCCGATTCCGCCGGTGTCTGGGGCACCTCATTCTCGGTAGTGGCCGAGGTGATCGACGAGGAGCGGGGGAACTATACGGCCTCGGTCCCCGTTAAGCCGCCTGTGGTTGTTTGCGACAGCAAGCCGTGGACGCAGGCGTTCCAGATATCGCTTCCGGACCGCACCGGCTCATACGTGTGCCGTGTCAGCTTTGTGCTTCCATCGGACAAATTACTCGAAATCCAGCCGCCGCAACTGGCGCTGGAGGCGCGAGTGCGGGCGGAGGTTTCGAAGATTGCGGCCCAGGCCGAGACGATCGAGAAAACATTTGACACTCAGTATCACGCGACGCTGCAAAACCGGGCTTCGCAGGAATCGTCATTCGCCCGGGAGATCCGCGGGCAGCTTGTGGGCGAATTTGTGAAGGCGGTGGAGCGGAAGACGGTCGTGTTCGGCCCCATCGTTTCCGGCGGTCAGTACCTCGAGAGTACGCCACTGGTTGTCACCGGGGATGTCCCGACGGAATCGATCCAAATGAAAAGCAGTTTCACTTTACCCGAGGGAATCGAGCTGCAGCCGCAGTTCCGAAAAGAGGAAGGAAAGGTGATCGCCGACCTGTGCCTGCTGGTGAACGAGGCGATGCTGCCCGAGGACGGCTGGGAGGTGAAGGGATTCATCTCGTTCCTGGTCGACAACAGCAAGGCCAAAGTCACCCCGGCCGCCATCCCGATCAGATTCTATACGCGGCCGGACATTTCGGCCTGGGGCCGGCGCGAACTGGCAATGAACCCGGCGTATGCTCGGGTAAGCGGTGCGGCAACCGCATTGGTGCAATTGTCGTTGAAGTTGGCGAAGGTGCTGGTTCCGCTGGCGATCCTGTGGTTTTTCGTTTACCTGGTGAAACGCTACTTCTTTGTTACGACCGATCTCGTCGGAATGCTTGAGATTGCCAAGAACCCAACCAAGCACAGGATACGCTACTTCAATCTGCAGCGCCTGGGAAAACTGAAGAAGCGCAACTCGCTGACAATCGGCCGCAGCAGAAAAGCGGATATTGTGCTGCCGCACCCGTCGGTTGCGGATATTCAGGCCAAGATCATGACGACCAAGATCGACGCGAGCATTATCATATTCATTCAACCGCTCGAGGGCAACCAGATCAAAGTCAACGATATCACCTACAGTCGCCAAAAGGAGATCAGCGACTGCGACAAGCTGACCATCGGCGAATTTGTCTTTGTCTACAAGCGGCCCGAAGTCTATCGCGAGACGGTGGTGCATTACGCCGACGGGGCCAATTTGCGCGGGACACTGATCTCGTGGGATATCGATTCCCCCAACTTCGATTTCCTCCCGATAAATGCGCCATCGCTCAACTCGAAAATGAGCATCAACTTCAACGAATTGAAAATGGTCACCTTCATCCGCAAAGCCGAGCGGTTTTCGCTGGATCGCCTGCTTGGGTCGGGCCGGCCCATCGGATATCCGGTCGAAGTTTTCTTCAAGGACGGCGAGCTGCTCGAGGGCTACATGATGGGAGAGACCGGCGAATGGAGCAAGCGGTTCTATGTCATTCCCAAGGACGCAGAGGAGATCGCCCTTGTCCTCGTTGAACGCGCGGCCGTCGAAAGCGTATTCAAGCGCGATCCGTTCAAGCAATCCTTCTTCAGCCTGCGCCGCGTTCTGCGCGCCCTCGTTCCCAACACCAGCCATTGA